In Papaver somniferum cultivar HN1 chromosome 1, ASM357369v1, whole genome shotgun sequence, a genomic segment contains:
- the LOC113330379 gene encoding transducin beta-like protein 2, whose amino-acid sequence MKVHQTRATVTLAGTTANYDTAGGSPYIVSCSEGSDIILWNGKSGKILGSTDTNELKNSMARISPNGRLIAAAAVSSAEVKIWEIILTKAGSVKEIAGAMQLKGHKSAVTWLCFSSNSEQIITTSKDGTIRIWNINVRHDFYQDPQILKVFPITLHDLKADMLHYEHIDISPDGKILAATHGPILQWICAETGKVLETHYETHDEKIKAVAWAPKELRVGRDRKMVLATASDDERVKLWVVPGDPPLDVDLVVQ is encoded by the exons ATGAAAGTCCATCAGACGAGGGCTACTGTGACTCTTGCTGGAACTACTGCCAATTATGACACTGCTGGTGGAAGTCCATACATTGTTTCGTGTTCTGAAGGTAGTGATATCATTCTTTGGAATGGAAAGAGTGGGAAGATTTTGGGAAGCACTGACACGAACGAGTTGAAAAATAGTATGGCCAGAATATCCCCTAACGGGAGGTTAATAGCTGCTGCAGCAGTTTCCTCTGCGGAAGTGAAGATATGGGAGATTATACTTACTAAGGCTGGTTCAGTAAAAGAGATTGCAGGAGCTATGCAGCTGAAGGGTCATAAGAGTGCCGTGACTTGGTTATGCTTTTCATCTAATTCGGAACAAATCATAACAACATCAAAGGATGGTACCATAAGAATATGGAATATTAATGTTCGGCATGATTTTTACCAGGACCCCCAGATTCTAAAGGTGTTCCCAATTACACTCCATGACTTAAAAGCGGACATGTTGCACTATGAGCATATCGATATCTCGCCTGATGGAAAAATATTGGCTGCCACCCATGGTCCAATACTACAATGGATATGTGCTGAAACTGGGAAGGTTTTGGAAACCCATTATGAGACACATGATG AGAAAATCAAGGCCGTTGCCTGGGCTCCGAAAGAACTTCGTGTTG GACGTGACCGCAAGATGGTTTTAGCCACAGCTAGTGATGACGAGCGAGTGAAGCTTTGGGTGGTTCCAGGTGACCCGCCGCTTGATGTTGATTTGGTTGTGCAATAG